In Persicimonas caeni, a single window of DNA contains:
- a CDS encoding ABC transporter ATP-binding protein has product MSTSKQPYPANAPMSDYEWEYRVRALRMRPRFRRRVSVAPDEVVTRFEECVQSKDCPFVIHFHDHQVEITVPKARQHFWSPYLNLLIEPTDEGAELDGRFGPNVSVWTMFVAAYAVLGISGGVGVLMGFSQISLKQQTSGFWVAGGCMLGIALVYAVAMFGQRLAGEQMGEIRGFVEERFPETT; this is encoded by the coding sequence ATGTCCACGTCTAAGCAGCCCTATCCGGCCAACGCACCGATGTCTGATTACGAATGGGAGTATCGAGTCCGCGCCCTGCGGATGCGGCCTCGTTTTCGTCGACGCGTCTCTGTGGCGCCCGACGAAGTCGTGACCCGCTTCGAAGAGTGCGTGCAATCGAAAGATTGCCCCTTCGTCATCCACTTCCACGACCACCAGGTCGAGATCACGGTGCCGAAAGCGCGCCAGCATTTCTGGTCGCCCTACTTGAACCTGCTGATCGAGCCCACCGACGAAGGCGCCGAGCTCGACGGCCGCTTCGGCCCCAACGTCAGCGTCTGGACGATGTTCGTGGCCGCCTACGCCGTGCTCGGCATCAGCGGTGGGGTCGGGGTGTTGATGGGATTCAGCCAGATATCGCTCAAACAGCAGACCAGCGGTTTTTGGGTCGCCGGCGGGTGCATGTTGGGCATTGCGCTGGTCTACGCCGTCGCGATGTTCGGCCAGCGATTGGCCGGCGAGCAGATGGGCGAGATTCGCGGGTTCGTCGAAGAGCGCTTTCCCGAGACGACGTAG
- a CDS encoding cadherin-like domain-containing protein produces MSTLLRFFATVAVVSCLGAFLGAAEVQAQPRIIVGGFEAGGVSTILTNLGYAHDVDPNAQYALPVSAGSASGYDIVINSGAVILGTSPDYSSLLNGGGRMLTPLVRGFVEWPFNYPPVANEDSGQMDEETTITIDVLGNDTDPDGDPITLDSVDVPANGVASIVSGQVEYTPNADFNGTDTFTYTITDDSDEPATGTVTVTVAPVNDLPSFVAPTPAYQATLRVVEGDVLAMTLAAEDIDGDTLTYGVEPMPATAVIDAASGAFEWTPTWEDIGNVSLELQVTNAEETVTRPVTVIVGMLDEDGDGVSDGQEVAEGLEPTTDDTDSDGVLDGEDACPTEAGQGTDGCPDDVQPDVGVDVGVDAGADTGVDSGVDAGVDAASDAGSDAGDGSDAGPGDTGAETSSKDGTAQSGCACNATGSGPAPGSALLLLVGLLALRLVGRRKRGESNAKSRRVAALAAIVALFAGAACGGDGGGSTSNADASDDVGGADITESDGGEVDGGERCVRDEALIAEPRNCRLDSDCACGAYCDLGSCTSDCLTDDDCADGETCSDFGRCLSPQSLPAGVVADERGELEVRPRLLPYLAAGESVGLELRALNAPVERVRAVASPGLELVCAEGEDPTAECLIESPIAAEQIVSLEVRGTDETDDADDRRFVTVHTAGHVQTVSVEEAPDDSSVNGDPAGVFEGYLEPIAAGIDGEPLQPLTAAQSIPVRAEVHMATGGVIMFEDPSGRLHPQGQWVGRFEPSASGNALELPSFVAHQGSVEPGQDTDLVVSGEVSGLEFTDGGSSFQFELIRRVHGMLPDGRGPAIKYRGAFRRTERHAADAVAPQIPASVTTTVNDSQIYTPLSWEARVGTEILNDTPALSTSDMSAFADALDSRGDGLLRFCASDSRQLLQDSADYWMGPWFDERNPQDRYLFDYATSWPIWGDMPGLMYGELATFAYDFTNGSFQPRSPRLVGIVEGRDWQWAWHDVPCDFDMGAATYSVRMRDWQVFGCAEPGDHPFSARSIDQCADVAADLGCQVTDDVRETSFTTNTRIEYNDDCSSYGDLDVPITVNKVCRMPKAPPICPEIILCDASGVEPVLDPRTGEFTCGKAGYGVAIGADIRAAGGEAIKSDALYESCIADLDRLFNGVDATSDIESLLAPGDCLNASRFLYALGSAIRATRTSDPQYPTEAFSATSRAQKHAHRLLQRWLVLHGFLAVEMTQRDALEHILRDENTTVPTPAEALTASLRGWELLMHPRFATVLDGLPGEVLLRPDWRVEFDPQVSASAEHDHHVGIPVAMVETLAHQYELAAVHLERAAYSFDQSALADVEALGRIEEVMRAEAIGLYARALTAAQAEGLAQVPWEPRFRSALSQLDTARQRMLERADELERGEAPLPISDVDLPLYFFGDAAAPGERFAAVSDYLLGRVGTSDVGWAEDAITKAEASFQTARTKWVALQEREWRAEIDAAAQAQREEELRQRYGDQINELCFLPLDAVDVLDLPELSPQTCFIDEEAPKCAVGVEDFAHGATAEDVALQVCSVYEYAQRGHKSVRFADDDLTSIANRYEDCTSIAYDPSCTEFGEAGCVECVLADEDNLRAPVSPASMRLVLPSQIPAGDHRVVSRACAAKHPRGRTSIPGSRDLENADCLRGSMGETVLTVLAASKDVEIARAEYDEYMESYDIAMRACARLQTANDKIATATTNHNKTMKELRAGKFAADTTALVAGSIKDCMSNMSSAAGDGAISFGTSVAFAGVACGAGFVEAAANITSAGLQMRMDNVQASHEATVAGFERSAEIDRCRIEAEAELVGLRAAGLRISRAMDDLTLAMYRLDEQKNLVAALFAEGKNSLARLEGRAVAPPEGQLWLDEDVAGFERQMRLAKRITYLTVRAVEYEFQQSLSARYDVLGALRPADLQVVVDELRTEAATRGVNGSRPSDLKVVVSMRDHLMQIYDRSAAAEGEHLLTEVERFRSLLLSDQYKAYDEQGQFIGLRIPFELAPLDALGLGDSAGIGVFAQNDCAERLWSANASVVGSDDVLRGGSSFTRVDLLKRNTFYSQWCSTPAEGAEPFQIASVRPSVNLFKDPQYGTEFGESRLGVVNGTELFSRARMQPAVNVARDAFEDDAYANGQTAELAARGLYGDYALFIPANMLSRVENGVASDGLDISEVDDILIRLDYVSVAR; encoded by the coding sequence ATGAGCACCTTACTTCGCTTTTTCGCCACCGTTGCCGTCGTCTCCTGTCTTGGCGCATTTCTCGGCGCAGCCGAGGTCCAGGCACAGCCGCGGATCATCGTCGGCGGGTTTGAAGCCGGTGGAGTCTCCACCATTCTGACCAATCTCGGATACGCTCACGACGTCGATCCGAACGCGCAGTATGCCTTGCCGGTCTCAGCGGGGAGCGCCAGCGGCTATGACATCGTCATCAACAGCGGTGCGGTCATCCTCGGCACCAGTCCAGACTATTCGAGCCTGCTAAACGGCGGGGGCCGCATGCTCACGCCGCTAGTGCGCGGGTTTGTGGAGTGGCCGTTCAATTACCCGCCGGTGGCCAACGAGGACTCCGGGCAGATGGACGAAGAGACCACGATCACCATCGACGTGCTGGGGAACGACACGGATCCGGACGGGGACCCGATCACCCTCGACAGCGTCGACGTCCCGGCGAACGGTGTCGCGTCGATCGTCTCCGGACAGGTCGAGTACACGCCCAACGCCGACTTCAACGGCACGGATACGTTCACCTACACGATCACCGATGATAGCGACGAGCCGGCCACCGGCACGGTGACGGTGACCGTGGCGCCGGTCAACGATTTGCCCTCCTTCGTGGCGCCCACGCCTGCTTATCAGGCCACGCTGCGTGTGGTCGAAGGCGACGTCCTTGCGATGACTTTGGCCGCCGAGGACATCGACGGCGACACGTTGACATACGGTGTCGAACCGATGCCGGCCACGGCGGTGATCGACGCGGCGAGCGGGGCGTTCGAGTGGACACCGACTTGGGAAGATATCGGAAACGTGAGTCTGGAGCTGCAGGTTACGAACGCCGAAGAGACGGTCACACGACCCGTCACGGTGATCGTCGGCATGCTCGACGAGGACGGCGACGGGGTTTCCGATGGCCAAGAGGTCGCCGAGGGGCTCGAGCCGACGACCGACGACACAGACTCCGACGGCGTGCTCGACGGTGAAGACGCCTGTCCGACTGAAGCCGGGCAGGGCACTGACGGGTGCCCCGACGACGTGCAGCCCGACGTCGGAGTGGATGTCGGAGTGGACGCCGGGGCTGACACGGGTGTCGATTCTGGTGTGGACGCAGGAGTCGATGCAGCAAGCGATGCCGGATCGGATGCGGGGGACGGATCCGATGCCGGACCTGGCGATACAGGTGCCGAGACGTCGTCCAAGGATGGTACTGCCCAGTCAGGCTGTGCGTGCAACGCGACCGGCAGTGGGCCTGCGCCCGGCTCGGCACTCTTGCTGCTCGTCGGCCTACTCGCGCTGCGGCTCGTGGGCCGGCGCAAGCGCGGCGAATCGAACGCGAAATCCCGTCGAGTCGCCGCTCTGGCCGCCATCGTCGCGCTATTCGCCGGCGCCGCTTGCGGCGGAGACGGCGGTGGCTCGACCTCCAATGCTGACGCGAGTGACGACGTCGGCGGCGCAGACATTACGGAGTCCGACGGCGGTGAAGTCGACGGTGGCGAACGCTGCGTGCGCGACGAGGCGCTCATTGCCGAGCCGCGAAACTGTCGTCTCGACAGTGACTGCGCGTGCGGCGCCTATTGCGATCTCGGCAGTTGCACCTCCGACTGCCTGACGGACGACGATTGCGCAGACGGTGAGACCTGCAGCGATTTCGGTCGGTGCCTCTCGCCGCAGAGCCTTCCTGCAGGCGTGGTCGCCGACGAGCGCGGCGAGCTCGAAGTACGCCCGAGGCTGCTCCCGTACTTGGCCGCCGGCGAGTCTGTCGGCCTCGAACTGCGCGCCCTGAACGCTCCGGTCGAGCGCGTGCGTGCGGTCGCATCGCCTGGCCTCGAATTGGTGTGCGCCGAGGGCGAAGATCCCACGGCCGAGTGTCTGATCGAATCTCCCATCGCCGCTGAGCAGATCGTCAGCCTCGAAGTCCGCGGCACCGACGAGACTGACGATGCCGACGACCGCCGCTTCGTGACCGTGCACACCGCCGGACACGTTCAGACGGTGAGCGTGGAGGAGGCCCCCGACGATTCGTCGGTCAACGGCGACCCCGCCGGTGTGTTCGAGGGCTACCTGGAGCCCATCGCCGCGGGCATCGACGGCGAGCCGCTGCAGCCTCTGACGGCTGCGCAGAGCATCCCGGTTCGCGCGGAAGTCCACATGGCCACCGGCGGAGTCATCATGTTCGAAGACCCGAGCGGCAGGCTTCATCCGCAAGGCCAGTGGGTCGGTCGATTCGAGCCTTCGGCAAGCGGGAACGCGCTCGAGTTGCCCTCGTTCGTGGCACACCAGGGCAGTGTCGAACCGGGCCAGGATACTGATCTCGTGGTCTCCGGAGAGGTCTCCGGGCTCGAGTTCACCGACGGCGGCAGCTCGTTTCAGTTCGAGCTCATCCGGCGCGTCCACGGCATGCTTCCCGACGGCAGAGGCCCGGCGATCAAGTATCGCGGCGCGTTTCGGCGCACCGAGCGCCACGCGGCCGACGCGGTCGCCCCGCAAATTCCGGCGAGCGTGACCACGACGGTCAATGACTCGCAGATCTATACGCCGCTGAGCTGGGAAGCGCGTGTCGGGACCGAGATCTTGAACGACACTCCGGCGCTGTCTACCTCCGACATGAGCGCGTTTGCCGACGCGCTAGACAGCCGTGGCGACGGACTGCTGCGCTTCTGCGCCAGCGACTCCCGCCAGCTCCTTCAAGATTCGGCCGATTACTGGATGGGGCCGTGGTTTGACGAGCGAAATCCTCAGGACCGCTACCTCTTCGATTATGCCACCTCTTGGCCAATTTGGGGCGACATGCCGGGCCTGATGTACGGAGAGTTGGCCACCTTTGCTTACGACTTCACTAATGGAAGCTTCCAACCCAGGTCTCCGCGTCTGGTCGGCATTGTCGAGGGGCGCGATTGGCAGTGGGCGTGGCACGACGTCCCCTGTGATTTCGACATGGGTGCAGCGACCTATTCGGTCAGGATGCGTGATTGGCAAGTCTTCGGATGTGCCGAGCCCGGCGACCACCCGTTCTCGGCGCGGTCCATTGATCAATGCGCCGACGTGGCGGCCGACCTTGGCTGCCAGGTGACCGATGACGTGCGCGAGACCTCGTTCACCACGAACACCCGTATTGAGTATAACGACGATTGCAGCTCCTACGGCGACCTCGACGTCCCGATTACGGTCAACAAGGTCTGCCGCATGCCGAAGGCGCCGCCCATTTGTCCCGAGATCATTCTGTGCGATGCGTCGGGCGTCGAGCCCGTGCTCGACCCACGCACCGGCGAATTTACCTGCGGCAAGGCGGGCTACGGCGTGGCGATTGGCGCCGACATTCGCGCGGCCGGTGGCGAAGCGATCAAGTCCGACGCGCTCTACGAAAGTTGTATCGCCGACCTCGACCGCCTCTTCAACGGCGTCGACGCGACCAGCGATATCGAGAGCCTCCTCGCCCCGGGCGATTGCCTCAACGCCTCTCGTTTTCTGTACGCGCTGGGTTCGGCCATCAGGGCGACGCGTACCTCGGACCCGCAATATCCCACCGAGGCGTTCTCGGCCACGTCGCGGGCTCAGAAGCACGCTCACCGCCTGCTGCAGCGCTGGCTCGTGCTCCACGGCTTCTTGGCCGTCGAGATGACCCAGCGCGACGCGCTCGAGCATATCCTGCGCGACGAGAACACCACCGTGCCGACTCCGGCCGAGGCATTGACGGCATCGTTGCGAGGCTGGGAGCTGTTGATGCACCCGCGCTTCGCCACCGTGCTCGACGGACTGCCCGGCGAGGTCTTGCTGCGTCCCGACTGGCGCGTGGAGTTCGACCCGCAAGTGTCGGCGTCGGCCGAGCACGACCACCACGTGGGCATCCCGGTGGCGATGGTCGAGACGCTGGCGCATCAATACGAGCTGGCCGCCGTGCATCTCGAGCGCGCGGCCTACTCCTTCGACCAGTCGGCACTGGCCGACGTCGAGGCGCTGGGCCGCATCGAAGAGGTGATGCGCGCCGAGGCCATCGGACTCTACGCTCGCGCCCTCACGGCGGCTCAGGCCGAGGGCCTGGCGCAAGTGCCATGGGAGCCGCGCTTCCGAAGCGCGCTCTCGCAGCTCGACACCGCTCGCCAGCGCATGCTCGAGCGTGCCGACGAGCTCGAGCGTGGCGAGGCGCCGCTTCCGATCTCGGACGTCGATCTGCCGCTCTACTTTTTCGGTGATGCAGCCGCCCCCGGCGAGCGCTTCGCCGCGGTCAGCGACTATCTGCTGGGCCGCGTCGGCACCAGCGACGTCGGCTGGGCCGAGGACGCCATCACCAAAGCCGAAGCCTCGTTTCAAACCGCGCGCACCAAGTGGGTCGCCCTCCAGGAGCGCGAATGGCGCGCCGAGATCGATGCCGCCGCCCAGGCCCAACGCGAAGAGGAGCTGCGCCAACGCTACGGCGACCAGATCAACGAGTTGTGCTTCTTGCCGCTCGACGCCGTCGACGTGCTCGACTTGCCCGAGTTGTCGCCGCAGACGTGTTTTATCGACGAGGAAGCGCCCAAATGCGCCGTCGGCGTTGAGGACTTCGCGCACGGAGCGACGGCCGAGGACGTCGCCCTGCAGGTCTGCTCGGTCTATGAGTACGCACAGCGGGGTCACAAGAGCGTTCGATTTGCCGACGATGATTTGACCTCCATCGCCAACCGCTACGAGGACTGCACCTCCATCGCCTACGACCCGAGCTGCACCGAGTTCGGTGAAGCCGGCTGCGTGGAGTGCGTGTTAGCGGACGAAGATAACCTGCGCGCCCCCGTGTCGCCCGCGTCGATGCGCCTGGTCCTGCCCAGTCAAATCCCCGCCGGTGACCACCGCGTGGTCTCCCGGGCGTGCGCGGCGAAACACCCCCGCGGGCGTACCTCGATTCCGGGAAGCCGGGACCTCGAGAACGCCGATTGCTTGCGCGGCTCGATGGGCGAGACGGTGCTGACCGTCCTGGCGGCCTCGAAGGACGTCGAGATCGCCCGCGCCGAATACGACGAGTATATGGAGTCGTACGACATCGCGATGCGAGCGTGTGCGCGCCTGCAGACGGCCAACGACAAGATCGCGACCGCGACGACGAACCACAACAAGACGATGAAAGAGCTGCGCGCCGGCAAATTCGCGGCCGACACGACCGCCTTGGTCGCAGGGAGTATCAAGGACTGCATGAGCAACATGTCGTCGGCGGCAGGCGACGGTGCAATATCGTTTGGCACGTCGGTGGCCTTCGCCGGCGTGGCCTGCGGCGCGGGCTTCGTGGAGGCGGCGGCGAATATCACGTCGGCGGGCCTGCAAATGCGCATGGACAACGTCCAGGCGAGTCACGAGGCCACCGTGGCAGGCTTCGAGCGCAGCGCCGAGATCGACCGTTGCCGCATCGAGGCCGAGGCCGAGCTCGTCGGCCTTCGCGCCGCGGGCTTGCGCATCTCGCGGGCGATGGATGACCTGACCCTGGCGATGTACCGGCTCGACGAGCAAAAGAACCTGGTCGCCGCGCTCTTCGCCGAGGGCAAAAACTCGCTGGCCCGCCTCGAAGGCCGCGCCGTGGCGCCGCCCGAGGGCCAGTTGTGGCTCGACGAAGATGTCGCCGGCTTCGAGCGCCAGATGCGCCTGGCGAAACGCATCACCTACTTGACCGTGCGAGCGGTGGAGTACGAGTTCCAGCAATCGCTGTCGGCGCGCTACGATGTGCTCGGCGCGCTGCGGCCCGCCGACCTGCAGGTGGTGGTCGACGAGCTGCGCACCGAGGCGGCCACGCGTGGGGTCAACGGCAGCCGCCCCAGCGACTTGAAGGTCGTGGTGAGCATGCGTGACCACTTGATGCAGATCTACGACCGCAGCGCGGCGGCCGAGGGCGAGCACCTGCTCACCGAGGTCGAGCGCTTCCGCAGCCTGTTGCTCTCCGACCAGTACAAAGCCTACGACGAGCAGGGCCAGTTCATCGGCCTGCGCATCCCCTTCGAGCTCGCGCCGCTGGACGCGCTGGGGCTCGGCGATAGCGCAGGCATCGGCGTCTTCGCCCAGAACGACTGCGCCGAGCGGCTCTGGTCGGCGAACGCCTCGGTGGTCGGCTCCGATGACGTCTTGCGCGGTGGGTCGAGCTTTACGCGCGTGGATCTGCTGAAGCGAAACACCTTCTACAGCCAATGGTGCAGCACGCCTGCGGAGGGCGCCGAGCCGTTCCAGATCGCCTCGGTGCGTCCGTCGGTGAACTTGTTCAAGGACCCGCAGTACGGCACCGAATTTGGCGAGAGCCGCCTGGGCGTGGTCAACGGAACCGAGTTGTTCTCGAGGGCGCGCATGCAGCCGGCGGTCAACGTGGCGCGTGACGCCTTCGAGGACGACGCCTACGCCAACGGGCAGACCGCCGAGTTGGCTGCGCGCGGGCTGTACGGCGATTACGCGCTATTCATCCCCGCCAATATGCTCAGCCGGGTCGAGAATGGCGTGGCCTCCGACGGGTTGGATATCAGCGAGGTCGACGATATTCTGATTCGCCTCGACTACGTCTCGGTGGCTCGTTGA